A genomic stretch from Streptococcus oralis includes:
- a CDS encoding 8-oxo-dGTP diphosphatase gives MSRSQLTILTNICLIEDLKNQRVVMQYRSPENNRWSGYAFPGGHVENGEAFAESVIREIYEETGLNIQNPQLVGIKNWPLDTGERYIVICYKATEFTGNLQSSEEGEVSWVQKDQIPNLDLAYDMLPLMEMMEAPDKSEFFYRHRTEDGWEKEIF, from the coding sequence ATGTCCCGTTCCCAATTAACGATTTTAACAAACATTTGTCTGATTGAAGACCTTAAAAATCAGCGAGTAGTCATGCAATATCGCTCTCCTGAAAACAATCGCTGGTCTGGCTATGCCTTTCCTGGAGGTCATGTAGAAAATGGTGAGGCTTTCGCAGAGTCTGTCATTCGTGAGATCTATGAAGAAACAGGATTGAATATCCAAAATCCTCAACTTGTCGGCATTAAAAATTGGCCACTAGATACAGGTGAGCGCTATATTGTCATTTGTTATAAGGCGACAGAGTTTACTGGAAATCTTCAATCCTCAGAAGAAGGAGAAGTATCTTGGGTGCAAAAAGACCAGATTCCAAACTTGGATCTGGCCTATGATATGCTACCCTTGATGGAAATGATGGAAGCACCTGACAAGTCAGAGTTCTTCTATCGCCACCGTACAGAGGACGGCTGGGAGAAAGAAATTTTCTAG
- a CDS encoding transcription repressor NadR, whose protein sequence is MTKDRKQTLLKLLKESPKALNGQTLAEHFHVTRQIIVQDIAILRADGAPILSTNRGYIYKENDANPYVHKLFKVKHELEEIGQELLAIVDNGGRVQNILIDHPVYGEIETLLKLTCRRDVQHFLEQVENSDFRPLSELTDGIHYHLVEAETQQDLHYIEEALDQLGYLVKD, encoded by the coding sequence ATGACAAAGGATCGCAAACAAACTCTTCTCAAACTTTTAAAAGAGTCACCAAAAGCTCTCAATGGTCAAACCTTGGCTGAACACTTTCATGTCACACGCCAAATCATCGTCCAAGACATTGCCATCTTGCGAGCCGATGGCGCTCCTATCTTGTCAACCAATCGTGGTTATATCTACAAAGAAAATGATGCCAACCCCTACGTCCACAAACTCTTTAAAGTGAAACATGAACTGGAAGAAATTGGTCAGGAACTTTTGGCTATAGTAGATAATGGCGGACGCGTTCAAAATATCTTAATCGATCATCCCGTTTATGGTGAAATTGAAACTCTGCTCAAACTCACCTGTCGCCGAGATGTCCAGCATTTTCTGGAACAAGTCGAGAATTCTGACTTTAGACCACTTTCTGAATTGACAGACGGCATCCATTACCACCTTGTTGAAGCTGAAACACAACAAGACCTCCACTATATCGAGGAGGCCTTGGATCAGTTAGGTTATTTAGTAAAAGACTAG